One window of the Pelmatolapia mariae isolate MD_Pm_ZW linkage group LG15, Pm_UMD_F_2, whole genome shotgun sequence genome contains the following:
- the LOC134643290 gene encoding ankyrin repeat and SOCS box protein 2-like: MAGPRISRSTSSASSLTSDDYSLYSNLSEEELLQLAIERSLTDRHGNTTNTTESNTITANNTISASTPSCVQPSHCPDKLNPAAINTNQPSHRAQNSFQAQTTAHYSSPNPPPQKPPDPKTFDGIISLFVTGSGKRMVAYRRHDGSLVHICPEPEEEEEPLFKAIREGDASRVKALAMCPGTNLMLPSKPGWLAVHQAAWFGKETCLRMLLAAQPGMINKRTERGETALLVAVSREHLGCVEMLLGRGADPDIPNYDKETPLYKACERGNPAIVAVLLNHGVVVNTRCIQGWTALQEAVSRNNLEICEMLLKAGAKHSISNMYGITPLFTAAQSGQLATLRFLLKHGADINSQAADGATALYEATKNGHEQVVELLISQNADANKPSKRGLLPLHVAAQRGSDTIVSMLIPATSKARVRRTGISPLHMAAERNRDDVLETLIGAGFDVNAQLSEEWSRLYEDRRSTALYFAVINDNIDAVQMLLTAGANPNLDVFKPLMVAARQGCIQTITLLVEHGAEINATIPTHPTTFPAVYMFSMKYLPMFKYLLDHGGNALSCFNCVYGSRPHPPIKTSRTERDELHDIDQAVPRRGIQFCEMISVPSICRWAGPIIDVLLDYVGHVTLCSRLMEHLDSYSEWTCIKEKAAPPRPLLQLCRLQILHLVGCRRLKKLPLPGGLIRFLQHQELM, encoded by the exons ATGGCAGGACCCAGGATCTCTCGCTCCACATCATCTGCTtccagtctgacctctgacgaTTATTCTCTCTACAGTAATCTGAGTGAAGAAGAGCTGCTGCAGCTTGCAATTGAGCGCAGCCTAACTGACAGACATGGCaacaccaccaacaccaccgAATCCAACACCATCACCGCCAACAACACCATCAGTGCCAGTACCCCCAGCTGTGTCCAGCCTTCTCATTGTCCTGACAAACTGAACCCAGCAGCCATAAACACAAACCAGCCAAGCCACAGAGCTCAAAATTCATTTCAAGCACAGACCACAGCACACTACAGCTCACCAAACCCCCCACCTCAAAAGCCTCCTGATCC GAAGACATTTGATGGGATAATCAGTCTGTTTGTCACGGGTTCTGGGAAGAGGATGGTGGCATATCGCAGACATGATGGCAGTCTGGTCCACATCTGTCCTGAACCTGAAGA GGAGGAGGAACCTTTGTTCAAAGCAATCCGTGAAGGTGATGCAAGCAGAGTGAAAGCACTTGCAATGTGCCCGGGAACAAACTTGATGCTGCCGAGTAAACCGGGCTGGCTGGCAGTTCACCAGGCAGCGTGGTTCGGCAAGGAAACCTGTCTGCGCATGCTGCTGGCAG CTCAGCCTGGGATGATCAACAAGAGGACAGAACGTGGCGAGACAGCACTGCTGGTTGCCGTCAGTAGAGAGCATCTGGGATGCGTTGAGATGCTCCTGGGAAGAGGAGCTGATCCTGACATCCCAAACTATGACAAAGAGACACCACTGTACAAAG CCTGTGAGAGGGGCAACCCAGCAATTGTGGCAGTGTTGCTAAACCACGGAGTAGTGGTGAACACTCGCTGCATTCAAGGGTGGACGGCACTACAGGAAGCTGTTAGCCGAAACAACCTGGAGATCTGTGAGATGCTCCTGAAGGCCGGCGCCAAACACAGCATCAGCAACATGTATGGCATCACACCACTCTTCACCGCAGCTCAGAGTGGGCAGCTCGCCACGCTGCGTTTTCTGCTCAAACATG GTGCTGACATCAACAGCCAGGCAGCTGATGGCGCGACAGCTTTGTATGAAGCCACTAAAAATGGACACGAACAAGTCGTTGAGCTTCTCATTTCCCAGAATGCTGATGCCAACAAACCATCAAAGAGGGGACTGCTACCTCTTCATGTTGCTGCCCAGAGAGGAAGTGACAC CATAGTCTCCATGTTGATCCCGGCCACCAGTAAGGCCAGAGTCCGGCGGACTGGCATTAGCCCTCTGCACATGGCAGCAGAGCGTAACCGTGATGATGTCCTGGAGACTCTAATCGGGGCAGGGTTCGATGTCAACGCCCAACTATCAGAGGAGTGGTCTAGGTTGTACGAGGACCGCCGTAGTACGGCACTCTACTTTGCTGTTATCAACGACAACATCGATGCTGTGCAAATGCTCCTGACTGCTGGCGCTAACCCAAACTTGGATGTGTTCAAGCCTCTGATGGTAGCAGCAAGGCAGGGCTGcatccagaccatcacactgcTTGTAGAACACGGCGCTGAGATCAACGCTACCATCCCCACCCACCCCACTACTTTCCCTGCCGTGTACATGTTCTCAATGAAGTACCTGCCTATGTTCAAGTACCTGCTAGACCATGGAGGCAATGCCCTTTCCTGCTTCAATTGTGTGTATGGCAGTCGTCCTCACCCACCAATCAAAACCAGTCGAACAGAGAGGGATGAACTCCATGATATCGACCAAGCTGTCCCAAGAAGAGGCATTCAG TTCTGTGAGATGATCTCCGTCCCCAGTATCTGTCGATGGGCGGGGCCAATTATTGATGTCTTGTTGGATTACGTCGGCCATGTGACTCTTTGCTCCAGACTGATGGAACACCTGGACAGTTACTCTGAATGGACCTGCATAAAGGAGAAAGCGG cTCCACCGCGCCCactgctgcagctctgcagGCTGCAGATTCTTCACCTGGTTGGTTGCCGTCGGTTGAAGAAGTTGCCACTCCCTGGGGGTCTGATCCGCTTCCTGCAGCATCAGGAGTTGATGTAG